A window of Polaribacter litorisediminis contains these coding sequences:
- a CDS encoding DUF6909 family protein encodes MQPNKNIKRTRAQESTNAIEKLYISMRHLFSRGFYKPMGISGETLRKSLLLLRPEIYGSIAEERLELDGLVYVIERLPEGIEECQFINLTADEGYKNSHFEPIIPSKRRRNCYRIDKDQMNIEITRGRSEIYDILTHLTFLFIESHKIQERVSLHDGEDYIREWKHLEDVVLHQKKTSEKEIEVLIVHLGNILGRTFDEVSGIYKFFSTAENPNKFFNLIYWLGKLAINELEDNKKRTVTFSSVLIEEIGHHIYGEIWANNIKFILEKHSLLQRPIHIISANMHSVMNSIYAKGALPEESEKNKNFELFQLLSNSNSKSLQKKVKDFASEHGLIYVKDNSGTNINVQIIDTNKINFDVSSFKKENSFSENAVIIVMDYAFGEQAYETMDELLKPYHVDNDKIHLDIKSISIMGKAGILEGGKGDIMIPSAHIFEGTADNYPFKNELKKENLEGFGVQVFDGSMISVLGTSLQNRDLLKFFHDSTWNVIGLEMEGAHYQKAIQSASKIRGNISKDIKIRYAYYASDNPLETGATLASGGLGMTGVIPTYAITQRILEQIF; translated from the coding sequence ATGCAACCAAATAAAAATATAAAGAGAACAAGAGCGCAAGAATCTACAAATGCCATAGAAAAATTATACATTTCTATGCGTCATTTATTTAGTAGAGGTTTCTATAAACCGATGGGTATTTCAGGAGAAACGCTGCGCAAATCATTATTGCTTTTGCGTCCAGAAATCTATGGTTCTATTGCAGAAGAAAGATTAGAGTTAGATGGTTTAGTCTATGTTATAGAAAGACTCCCGGAAGGAATTGAAGAATGTCAATTCATTAATTTGACTGCGGATGAAGGGTATAAAAATTCGCATTTCGAGCCTATAATTCCGTCTAAAAGAAGAAGAAATTGTTATCGAATAGACAAAGACCAAATGAATATTGAGATTACCAGAGGAAGATCTGAAATCTATGATATTTTAACACACCTTACTTTTTTATTTATAGAGTCTCACAAAATTCAAGAACGTGTTTCTTTGCATGATGGCGAAGATTATATTAGAGAATGGAAACATTTAGAAGATGTTGTTTTGCATCAAAAGAAAACATCTGAAAAAGAAATAGAGGTTTTAATTGTGCATTTAGGCAATATATTAGGAAGAACTTTTGATGAAGTTTCAGGAATCTATAAATTTTTCAGTACCGCAGAAAATCCGAATAAATTTTTTAATTTAATTTATTGGTTAGGTAAACTTGCCATTAATGAACTTGAGGATAATAAAAAAAGAACGGTTACTTTTAGTTCTGTTTTAATTGAAGAAATTGGGCATCATATTTACGGAGAAATTTGGGCAAATAATATTAAATTTATTTTAGAAAAACATAGTTTACTGCAAAGACCAATTCATATTATAAGTGCAAATATGCACAGTGTTATGAATTCAATTTATGCAAAAGGGGCTTTGCCAGAAGAATCTGAAAAAAATAAAAATTTTGAATTATTTCAGTTGTTAAGCAACTCTAATAGTAAATCGTTGCAGAAAAAAGTTAAAGACTTTGCCTCCGAACACGGATTAATTTATGTTAAAGATAATTCAGGAACCAATATTAATGTTCAAATAATTGATACAAATAAAATAAACTTTGATGTTTCTTCGTTTAAAAAAGAAAATTCATTTTCAGAGAATGCGGTTATTATTGTAATGGATTATGCTTTTGGTGAGCAGGCTTATGAAACTATGGACGAACTATTGAAGCCTTACCATGTTGATAATGATAAGATTCACTTAGATATAAAGTCTATTTCTATTATGGGTAAAGCGGGTATTTTAGAAGGAGGAAAAGGAGATATAATGATTCCTTCTGCTCATATTTTTGAAGGTACAGCAGACAATTATCCGTTTAAAAATGAATTAAAGAAAGAGAATTTAGAAGGTTTTGGTGTTCAAGTTTTTGACGGCTCTATGATTTCAGTTTTAGGAACATCGCTTCAAAATAGAGATTTGTTAAAGTTTTTTCATGATTCTACTTGGAATGTAATTGGTTTAGAAATGGAAGGAGCGCATTATCAAAAGGCAATACAATCTGCATCAAAAATTAGAGGAAATATCTCTAAAGATATAAAAATAAGGTACGCATATTATGCATCAGACAACCCATTAGAAACCGGAGCAACATTGGCTTCTGGTGGATTAGGCATGACAGGGGTAATTCCTACCTATGCTATTACTCAAAGAATATTAGAACAAATTTTTTAA